AAGTGCAAAGCAAGTAAGTCTGTGAGCAAttccataatttaaatttaattgtatcaTATGAGTaatcaatagaaatattatcataatttatagatttaaaaaactaaCTGGAAAGCACCGTGATGTAGTCCAGTTAAAAGGATTCTGGAGGAGATACAAGTTACatgccaaaaaaaaattatcactcCATAAAAGTGCTATACAAGCCACTGGTGGAGGACAGCAGCCAGAGCCTCCATCACAAGAGGACCTCAAAGTTATAAATTTGTGCGCAACGGATTTTATAGTTGAAAGGAACACTTTTGATAGTGATGGAGTTAATGAAAATATGGTAAGAATAGTAATATGATATTCTGTAATGTTTGTTCTCAAGTTCTGGATTTGTATTAGATACCTCCATCAAATGAATCTCTCACCgtgtaataaagtaaatttgttttataattttggggGTATAAGTTTGTGGTATTTTATACTCTTATCTTATTGGATTCTTTCCTTTATCCCCCTGACagctaaataatattgaaagtttttatacaattggcattttacttattattatgttgctaactgaaaatatttgtggtttataattaacatgtccatttctttgtttatttatacatattattattttacaggaGAAAATTTATGACTGTGCAAGTGATACACAAAAAGATAAACACAACAGTACAAACTATGATACAGAATTAAATGAGGTGTGaatcttttaaaattagatatattgtgtgcaattttactttaaaatgtaattgaacAAATAGGTTACAGTTTCAAAAGCATCTGCTTTTTATGTCTACCATGTATGTATTAAAGCTGTTTTTACTTTACTTTGCAGGGTGAAGATATGGATGAAAttgaaactgaaaataaaaatcgggtatttaaatgttattgcaatttatgtttaagatttggcataattatagCATTTACTTACTATTTTATCATATACTAATTTTTAGGTGCACATACATAAAGAGAACAGGGCTGAACAAAACAATGATTCTAAcgagaaaataaaaactcatcCTCCAAGAAGAAGGTACCAAAAGACTGAGTTAGTATTTTAGTTCATAATTACTTGTAAGTATTTTAGCCTAGTGAGTAAAATTTCTCACTCTCCATGCTTTATTCTTTAGGTAGGTGTATGCTTTAGTAGCAGAAGGTTTAAACAGGTTGCTCATACTAATCAGTTATTGTTTCAGAAACAGTCATAAAGGTATAATCCTTTCATCCAACCTTGATTTAAAAAAGCGTAGAAGAG
This genomic stretch from Manduca sexta isolate Smith_Timp_Sample1 chromosome 8, JHU_Msex_v1.0, whole genome shotgun sequence harbors:
- the LOC115442760 gene encoding uncharacterized protein LOC115442760 isoform X2 → MRQSAFIIENKKTDTNTNKKKYSEWLKVQSKFKKLTGKHRDVVQLKGFWRRYKLHAKKKLSLHKSAIQATGGGQQPEPPSQEDLKVINLCATDFIVERNTFDSDGVNENMEKIYDCASDTQKDKHNSTNYDTELNEGEDMDEIETENKNRVHIHKENRAEQNNDSNEKIKTHPPRRRNSHKGIILSSNLDLKKRRRELMEEEHALKIKYQQQEITHQHQRHKLEIAILLLEKEKKELELKKVKNSLE
- the LOC115442760 gene encoding uncharacterized protein LOC115442760 isoform X4; the encoded protein is MRQSAFIIENKKTDTNTNKKKYSEWLKVQSKFKKLTGKHRDVVQLKGFWRRYKLHAKKKLSLHKSAIQATGGGQQPEPPSQEDLKVINLCATDFIVERNTFDSDGVNENMEKIYDCASDTQKDKHNSTNYDTELNEGEDMDEIETENKNRVHIHKENRAEQNNDSNEKIKTHPPRRRYQKTELVF
- the LOC115442760 gene encoding uncharacterized protein LOC115442760 isoform X1, encoding MRQSAFIIENKKTDTNTNKKKYSEWLKVQSKFKKLTGKHRDVVQLKGFWRRYKLHAKKKLSLHKSAIQATGGGQQPEPPSQEDLKVINLCATDFIVERNTFDSDGVNENMEKIYDCASDTQKDKHNSTNYDTELNEGEDMDEIETENKNRVHIHKENRAEQNNDSNEKIKTHPPRRRYQKTENSHKGIILSSNLDLKKRRRELMEEEHALKIKYQQQEITHQHQRHKLEIAILLLEKEKKELELKKVKNSLE
- the LOC115442760 gene encoding uncharacterized protein LOC115442760 isoform X3 gives rise to the protein MRQSAFIIENKKTDTNTNKKKYSEWLKVQSKFKKLTGKHRDVVQLKGFWRRYKLHAKKKLSLHKSAIQATGGGQQPEPPSQEDLKVINLCATDFIVERNTFDSDGVNENMGEDMDEIETENKNRVHIHKENRAEQNNDSNEKIKTHPPRRRYQKTENSHKGIILSSNLDLKKRRRELMEEEHALKIKYQQQEITHQHQRHKLEIAILLLEKEKKELELKKVKNSLE